The Juglans regia cultivar Chandler chromosome 2, Walnut 2.0, whole genome shotgun sequence genome includes a window with the following:
- the LOC109017664 gene encoding MDIS1-interacting receptor like kinase 2-like, with the protein MGSFTIKKVFSQLLITFVLFMSNLVSLPEAAFSSNSSKEATALLTWKNSLPNESQSHLSSWTTSVSSSNLNQIRNPCKNWLGISCNFAESVIRINLTNSSLQGMLHEFSFWSFPNLVYVDLSMNALFGTIPPQISYLSKLKYLELSFNKFSGKIPPEIGLLTNLEVLHLARNKLNGSIPKEIGCLSFLTDLALFKNHLDGSIPSSLSNLSNLVNLFLYENELSGSIPAQMGNLSNLVKLFINTNHLTGPIPPTFGNLKKLTTMYMFGNLLFGHIPTNIGSLKSLEKLSLFGNNLSGLIPTSLGDLENLTLLHLSGNNLFGPIPPELGNLSSINDLQLSENQLHGPFPTSFANLSNLKSLFLRDNDLSGPIPQGIGDLINLVTLQLDTNQFIGHLPKNICHSGLLENFSASNNHLVGRIPKSFKNCTSLVRVHLEGNQFVGDISDDFGVYPNLTFIDLSHNGFYGKISSNWAECHQLQTLLISRNNIIGSIPPEIGNWTQLGELDLSSNRIVGMIPKELGRLISLVRLRMNDNQISGDIPLEFGLLTNLEYLDLSTNKLNKSIPSNFGDFMKLNYLNLSHNNFSEGLPLHLLSLFHITKLDISYNSLNGVIPAEISKMESLEILNLSHNNLSGFIPKAFEEMRGLLYIDISYNELQGPIPNCKAFLYDPIRTLQGNKGLCGNVSGLQPCNSSMIHKYSSRKGHKVVFLVLFLGVPLVLLSFFGFFLFMRRRKKDRESKQSKIQDEVFLFESRFDGRALYEDIIRVTNGFDAIYCIGKGGHGTVYKANLPSGAIIAVKKFNQPLCASEKRFDKALLNEIRVLTEVRHRNIVKLYGFCSNAQHSFLVCQYLERGSLALILGNEDAAKILDWSKRLNIVKGVAYALSYMHHDCSPPIIHRDISSSNILLDSQFQAHVSDFGTAKILKLDSSNWTSFAGTYGYVAPELAYTMKVTEKCDVYSFGVLAIEIIKGKHPGDFISSLLATSAKENTQVKDVWDQRLPFPTLQVENELKTIVKLALECLNVNPQSRPTMHMISQALSTNIAHS; encoded by the exons ATGGGTTCATTCAccattaagaaagtattttcccAGCTTCTCATCACGTTTGTCTTGTTCATGTCCAATTTGGTTTCATTACCAGAAGCTgcattttcttctaattcttcCAAAGAAGCTACTGCTCTTCTTACATGGAAAAACAGCCTTCCAAACGAATCCCAATCTCACTTATCTTCATGGACTACTTCAGTTTCTTCTTCCAATCTAAACCAAATTAGGAATCCGTGCAAGAATTGGCTTGGTATTTCATGCAACTTTGCTGAAAGTGTCATCCGAATAAACCTTACCAACTCTAGCTTACAAGGTATGcttcatgaattttcattttgGTCATTTCCAAATCTTGTCTATGTTGATCTTTCCATGAATGCTCTCTTTGGAACCATTCCACCTCAAATTAGCTAcctgtcaaaactcaaatatctTGAATTGTCGTTTAATAAGTTTTCAGGTAAAATCCCACCAGAGATTGGCCTGCTAACTAATCTTGAAGTCCTCCACCTTGCTCGTAATAAATTGAATGGCTCAATTCCTAAAGAAATTGGGTGTCTAAGCTTTCTAACTGACCTTGCTCTTTTCAAAAACCATTTAGACGGttccattccttcttctttgaGCAATTTGAGCAACTTAGTTAATTTGTTTCTCTATGAAAATGAACTTTCTGGTTCCATTCCTGCACAAATGGGAAACCTCTCAAATTTGGTCAAACTTTTCATTAATACCAACCACCTGACAGGTCCAATCCCTCCAACCTTTGGGAACTTGAAAAAGCTAACCACCATGTATATGTTTGGTAATTTACTTTTTGGTCATATACCTACAAACATTGGAAGTTTGAAGTCCCTTGAAAAATTaagcttgtttggaaataatcttTCCGGTTTAATCCCGACATCATTAGGAGACTTGGAAAATCTTACACTTCTTCATCTCTCTGGTAATAACCTTTTCGGACCCATTCCTCCAGAATTAGGAAATTTGAGTTCCATCAACGATCTACAATTGAGTGAAAACCAGTTGCATGGTCCTTTTCCAACTTCATTTGCTAATTTGAGCAACTTGAAATCTTTATTCCTTCGTGATAATGACCTTTCTGGTCCCATTCCTCAAGGAATAGGAGATCTCATTAACTTGGTTACTCTACAATTGGACACAAATCAATTTATTGGTCATTTGCCTAAAAACATTTGCCATAGTGGATTGCTTGAGAACTTTTCTGCAAGCAACAACCATTTGGTTGGTCGAATCcccaaaagcttcaaaaattgCACAAGCTTAGTCAGAGTCCACTTGGAAGGTAACCAATTTGTTGGAGATATATCTGATGACTTTGGTGTCTATCCAAACTTGACCTTCATAGATCTAAGCCACAATGgattttatggaaaaatttCAAGTAATTGGGCAGAATGTCATCAATTACAGACCCTACTAATTAGTAGGAACAATATTATTGGTAGCATACCACCCGAGATTGGAAACTGGACTCAGCTTGGTGAACTTGATCTCTCTTCTAATCGTATAGTTGGGATGATTCCAAAAGAGCTCGGAAGGCTAATTTCTCTAGTGCGATTGAGGATGAATGACAATCAAATCTCTGGTGATATACCTTTGGAGTTTGGATTGTTGACTAATCTCGAATATCTTGACCTATCCACAAACAAGTTGAATAAGTCCATTCCAAGTAATTTTGGGGATTTCATGAAATTGAACTACTTGAATTTAAGCCACAACAATTTTAGTGAAGGGCTTCCACTTCATCTGCTGAGCTTATTTCATATCACCAAGCtagatataagttataactcttTAAATGGAGTGATACCAGCAGAGATTAGCAAAATGGAGAGCTTAGAGATCTTGAATCTCTCCCACAATAATCTTTCCGGCTTCATTCCAAAAGCCTTTGAAGAAATGCGTGGCTTGTTGTATATTGACATATCCTACAATGAGTTGCAGGGCCCCATTCCCAATTGCAAAGCATTTTTATATGATCCCATAAGAACATTACAAGGGAACAAGGGACTGTGCGGTAACGTTTCAGGACTACAACCTTGCAATTCTTCCATGATACACAAATATAGCTCAAGAAAGGGACACAAAGTCGTGTTTCTTGTCCTCTTTTTAGGAGTGCCTTTGGTTCTGCTTTCTTTCTTCGGATTTTTTCTCTTTAtgcgaagaagaaagaaagatcgagaatcaaaacaaagtaagatCCAAGATGAAGTATTTCTTTTTGAATCACGTTTTGATGGAAGAGCATTGTATGAAGATATCATAAGAGTAACAAATGGTTTCGATGCTATatattgcattgggaagggaggACATGGAACAGTCTATAAAGCAAATTTGCCTTCAGGTGCTATCATAgctgtgaagaaattcaaccagcCACTTTGTGCAAGTGAGAAGAGATTTGACAAGGCATTATTGAATGAGATAAGGGTATTAACAGAAGTAAGACATCGAAATATCGTAAAACTTTATGGTTTCTGTTCCAATGCACAACATTCATTCTTGGTTTGTCAGTATCTAGAAAGGGGTAGCTTGGCCTTGATCTTGGGGAACGAAGATGCTGCTAAAATATTAGACTGGAGTAAGAGATTGAATATTGTTAAAGGCGTGGCTTATGCCTTGTCTTACATGCACCATGATTGCTCACCTCCAATTATTCATCGTGACATATCAAGTAGCAACATCTTGCTGGATTCTCAATTTCAGGCTCATGTTTCAGACTTTGGTACTGCTAAGATTTTAAAGCTAGACTCATCCAACTGGACTTCATTTGCAGGCACTTATGGTTATGTTGCACCAG agCTTGCTTATACAATGAAGGTAACCGAGAAGTGTGATGTATATAGCTTTGGGGTGTTGGCAATTGAAATCATCAAGGGAAAACATCCGGGTGATTTCATCTCCTCACTATTAGCTACATCAGCAAAGGAAAACACACAAGTGAAGGATGTGTGGGACCAACGCCTTCCATTTCCAACACTTCAAGTTGAGAATGAACTTAAAACAATTGTAAAGCTTGCCTTGGAATGCTTAAATGTCAACCCACAATCAAGGCCGACGATGCACATGATTTCTCAAGCTTTATCAACCAATATTGCACATTCCTAG
- the LOC118347645 gene encoding MDIS1-interacting receptor like kinase 2-like has translation MHGLLHIDISYNELQGPIPNSKAFLDAPIGTLKGNKGLCGNATDLQPCKHSSKRGQKVVFLLVFPLLGATFVLLSFFGIFLFMQRRKTDLESKQSKTEGQVLFLSILHFNGRTLYDEIIKVTNGFDALCCIGKGGHGTVYKAELTSGDIVVVKKFNRPLHDAGENRFQKEFLNEIRALMHIRHRNIVKLYGFCSHVQHSFLVCQYLERGSLSIILGNEDVAKELGWCKRLNIVKGVAYALSYMHHDCSPPIIHRDISSSNILLDSQFEAHVSDFGTVKLLKPDSSNWTSFAGTYRYVAPELAYTMKVTEKCDVYSFGVLAIEVIRGKHPGDFISSLSMPLAMDNIQVKDVLDQRLPFPTTQVENELIIVVELAMKCLNAYPQSRLTMHMISQVLSTNIANS, from the exons ATGCATGGCTTGTTGCATATTGACATATCCTACAATGAGTTGCAGGGTCCCATTCCCAATAGCAAAGCATTTTTAGATGCTCCAATAGGAACATTAAAAGGGAACAAAGGATTGTGCGGTAATGCTACAGATCTACAGCCTTGCAAACATAGCTCAAAAAGGGGACAAAAAGTCGTGTTTCTTCTCGTTTTCCCACTTTTAGGAGCAACTTTTGttctactttctttctttgggatttttctctttatgCAAAGAAGAAAGACAGATCTAGAATCCAAACAAAGCAAGACCGAGGGCCAAGTACTGTTTCTTTCAATATTACATTTCAATGGAAGAACATTGTATGACGAAATCATAAAAGTGACCAATGGTTTTGATGCTCTATGTTGCATTGGGAAAGGAGGACATGGAACTGTCTATAAAGCAGAGCTAACTTCAGGTGATATTGTAGTTGTGAAGAAATTCAATCGACCACTGCATGATGCTGGTGAGAACAGATTTCAAAAGGAGTTTCTGAATGAGATAAGGGCATTGATGCACATACGCCATCGAAACATTGTTAAACTTTATGGTTTTTGTTCCCATGTGCAACATTCCTTTTTGGTTTGTCAGTATCTAGAGAGGGGTAGCTTGTCCATAATCTTGGGCAACGAAGATGTTGCTAAAGAATTGGGCTGGTGTAAGAGATTGAATATTGTTAAAGGTGTGGCATATGCCTTGTCTTACATGCACCATGATTGCTCCCCTCCGATTATTCATCGTGACATATCAAGCAGCAACATCTTGCTGGATTCTCAATTTGAGGCTCATGTTTCAGACTTTGGCACCGTAAAGCTTTTAAAGCCAGACTCATCGAACTGGACATCATTTGCAGGCACTTATAGATATGTTGCACCag aGCTTGCTTATACAATGAAGGTAACTGAGAAATGCGATGTGTACAGCTTTGGCGTATTGGCAATCGAAGTCATTAGAGGAAAGCATCCAGGTGATTTCATCTCCTCACTATCAATGCCGTTAGCTATGGATAACATACAGGTGAAAGATGTGTTGGACCAACGGCTTCCATTTCCAACAACTCAAGTTGAAAATGAACTTATAATAGTTGTAGAACTAGCCATGAAATGCTTAAATGCCTATCCCCAATCAAGGCTGACGATGCACATGATTTCTCAAGTGTTATCGACCAATATTGCAAATTCCTAG